The following nucleotide sequence is from Pseudoalteromonas xiamenensis.
TTTTTCCTTGTTTGTTATTACAAGTTGTTCTTTCGAGTCTTAATGTTCAACCATTTATTTTCGACATTTTAGACTTTGTTCTTCAGTCTGCGTTTGCGAACCTAGAAACCATACCGAAACACCTGCAGTGGCTTAATGTGATGCAAATGACGTGGCAAACGGTGGTAAGTTGTTATTTAGCATTTTTTCTATTGTTCTTTGATAAGTTACGTCGTTTCGCTGTGCTTACACTGGCATTTCCGGTCTTTCAGTTTCTTACCAAAGAAGATGTTCTTATTTAATCTCGTCGTATTTGATGTTGGGCATGGCACAATGGTATTACTTGAGCGTAATAGTCAAGGAATGCTTTACGATTTAGGCCCAAGCTATTTTGAACGTTTTAACTATGTTGATTCGGTGTTGCTGCCATTCAGCCAAAAAAAGAACCTATCCATTGAGTATTTAATACTGAGCCACGACGATAAAGATCACACAGGTGGGCTTGATGCCTTTCTAAAATCATCCTTGAGTGAGTCCATTCAATCGGGTAATAACGTGTTGGAGGCACCGCTATGTCCAAACAACGCTGTACAGTTGGAGAATGGACTTCGCCTCACTCCACTTTGGCCACGCAGTTCCCATAAAATGATTGGTGATAATAACAATTCCTGCGTCGTTTTAGTTGAATATCACAACTACCGAGTTTTGCTCGCGGGTGACATTGAAAAAGAAGTAGAAAATCACTTGCTAGGTAACAAACTAAAAAAAACGGATGTTTTGTTAGTACCTCACCATGGTTCGAAAACGTCCTCTTCACACTCTTTCATTAATCATGTAAAACCAAAATATGCCATCTTTTCTCGCGCATTTTACAATCCATGGCGGATCCCGCATCCACAAGTAGTTTCTCGGTACATCGCGGCCGGTGCGACTATTTTAGATACGGCGCTAGATGGAGATATAAAAATCACCTTTTATGAAAATGAAATTCGAGTTGAGAAAGCGCGAGACGTACGCGCTTGGTGGTTTTACGACAATTAAATTTTTGTTTTTGCTGGTAGGAAGCTACAATATGCGTCGTTTTAGTAGTTGGGCAGTTCAATGACGCAATCATCTCTTAAGATTTATAAACGATTACTTTTATATGTAAAGCCGTTCAAAGCGATCGCTATTTTTTCGGTGATTGGCATGTTGGGCTATTCCGCAATGGATGCGT
It contains:
- a CDS encoding ComEC/Rec2 family competence protein, producing the protein MFLFNLVVFDVGHGTMVLLERNSQGMLYDLGPSYFERFNYVDSVLLPFSQKKNLSIEYLILSHDDKDHTGGLDAFLKSSLSESIQSGNNVLEAPLCPNNAVQLENGLRLTPLWPRSSHKMIGDNNNSCVVLVEYHNYRVLLAGDIEKEVENHLLGNKLKKTDVLLVPHHGSKTSSSHSFINHVKPKYAIFSRAFYNPWRIPHPQVVSRYIAAGATILDTALDGDIKITFYENEIRVEKARDVRAWWFYDN